A stretch of the Desulfobacter sp. genome encodes the following:
- a CDS encoding IS4 family transposase, giving the protein MTHISVPKKQLRSLNFDNFRCPLIKSLSKAPELQSRGDRPLKMTFEDQINALVYFHLQEHKSARHLIQDLKENVFAKENIAPDGGISRSSFCEAINHRGLEQLQFIFEDLYKQALECHPGEHAELGELVSIDGSLINAVLSMHWANYRKGSKKAKVHCGFDINHGIPNKIFLTEGNGAERTFVPKILSKGQTGVMDRGYQSHKEFDLLQEQGKHFVCRIKTRTTRTIIDNHETSSDSYIFYDALVKLGTPNQNQTKRPVRVVGYKIAGVKYYVATDRHDLTAEQIATIYKLRWTIEDFFKWWKEHLKVYHLIARSEYGLMVQILGGLITYLLLAIHCQKQFNEKVTIKRVRQLRTAILNDLFGCEEQGSHSSNRDNIVKDQKIIEQAKT; this is encoded by the coding sequence ATGACGCACATCTCAGTCCCTAAAAAACAACTACGGTCCCTGAACTTTGACAATTTCAGGTGCCCTCTGATAAAGTCACTTTCAAAAGCACCGGAATTACAATCTCGAGGAGACCGCCCTTTAAAAATGACATTCGAAGACCAGATAAATGCTTTGGTTTATTTCCATCTTCAGGAGCACAAGTCTGCCCGACATTTAATTCAGGATCTCAAGGAGAATGTTTTTGCTAAAGAAAATATTGCGCCAGACGGTGGTATCAGCCGTAGTAGTTTCTGTGAAGCCATCAATCACAGGGGACTCGAACAACTGCAATTTATCTTTGAGGATCTTTATAAACAGGCTCTTGAGTGTCATCCGGGTGAACACGCCGAGTTAGGAGAGTTGGTTTCCATTGACGGTAGTCTCATAAATGCAGTCCTTTCAATGCACTGGGCGAACTACAGAAAAGGAAGTAAAAAAGCCAAAGTACATTGCGGATTTGACATTAATCACGGAATCCCAAACAAAATCTTTTTGACTGAAGGCAACGGCGCTGAACGCACTTTTGTTCCCAAAATACTTTCCAAGGGGCAAACAGGTGTTATGGATCGTGGATATCAATCCCATAAAGAATTTGACCTGCTTCAGGAGCAAGGCAAACATTTTGTCTGCCGTATAAAAACCAGGACAACAAGAACAATTATTGATAACCACGAGACCTCTTCCGACAGCTACATTTTTTATGATGCACTGGTTAAACTTGGTACTCCGAATCAAAACCAGACGAAAAGGCCTGTTCGGGTTGTTGGCTATAAAATTGCTGGCGTCAAATACTATGTGGCAACTGACAGGCATGATTTAACAGCGGAACAAATAGCAACAATTTATAAACTCCGGTGGACCATTGAGGATTTTTTCAAATGGTGGAAAGAACATCTGAAGGTATATCATCTCATTGCCCGCAGTGAATACGGCCTTATGGTTCAGATTCTTGGCGGCCTTATCACTTACCTGTTACTGGCAATCCATTGCCAAAAACAGTTTAATGAAAAGGTCACGATCAAAAGAGTTCGGCAGCTGCGAACCGCCATTCTAAATGACCTGTTTGGCTGCGAGGAGCAGGGCTCTCATAGTTCAAACAGGGACAATATTGTCAAAGATCAAAAAATTATTGAGCAAGCAAAAACCTAA
- a CDS encoding antibiotic biosynthesis monooxygenase: MIQDKKNAEQEAGYIQMLLFADQIQPNLIFCYEVWEDQDALDYHREHPYTVKICQLVDTALVSPVEILARPAPF; this comes from the coding sequence TTGATCCAAGATAAAAAAAATGCTGAGCAGGAGGCCGGGTATATTCAAATGCTGCTTTTTGCAGATCAAATACAGCCCAATCTTATTTTCTGCTACGAAGTCTGGGAAGACCAGGATGCCCTGGATTACCACCGGGAGCATCCCTATACCGTAAAAATATGTCAACTGGTGGATACGGCCCTTGTATCTCCGGTGGAAATCCTGGCCAGGCCGGCACCCTTTTAA
- a CDS encoding peroxidase-related enzyme (This protein belongs to a clade of uncharacterized proteins related to peroxidases such as the alkylhydroperoxidase AhpD.) has protein sequence MKQNISRYPVPEFEDLPEDLKEIFLAVKEKMGFMPNVLFALAHRPEELRAFLAYNEALMNRESGLPPADKEMIIIAHSNYNGCTYCVQSHGAALRLAMKNPRIADQVSVNYHEADITPRQKAKIDFAMKMTKEPGTINETDFQTLRTHGFSDEDIWDIAGITAFFNMSNRMMTFAGVRPDDQFYMMGRH, from the coding sequence ATGAAACAAAACATCAGCCGGTACCCTGTACCTGAATTTGAAGATCTGCCCGAGGACCTCAAGGAAATTTTCCTTGCCGTAAAAGAGAAGATGGGATTTATGCCCAATGTCTTGTTTGCCCTGGCCCACCGGCCGGAGGAACTCCGTGCCTTTCTGGCATACAACGAGGCCCTGATGAACAGGGAAAGCGGGCTGCCCCCTGCCGACAAGGAAATGATCATCATTGCCCATTCCAATTACAATGGGTGCACCTATTGTGTCCAGTCCCATGGTGCGGCCCTTCGCCTTGCCATGAAAAATCCCCGGATCGCCGACCAGGTGTCGGTAAATTATCATGAAGCAGATATCACCCCCCGCCAGAAAGCAAAGATTGATTTTGCAATGAAGATGACAAAGGAGCCCGGAACAATCAATGAAACAGATTTTCAGACCCTTCGGACCCACGGGTTCAGTGACGAAGATATCTGGGATATTGCGGGCATCACAGCCTTTTTTAATATGTCCAACCGGATGATGACCTTTGCTGGGGTCCGCCCGGATGACCAATTTTATATGATGGGCCGCCATTGA
- a CDS encoding DUF169 domain-containing protein, translating into MTNWKELNKDLNELLQLDSRGIAVKRLEKKEGLGNIPGMERPESAFTFCQLPYLVRKQGKTIGITQEDAKPLADKMQLKYRCLRIQGLAPVDQEQIDSEAKGFAGFWFNDYETAKQAVGSYPVPSPIEALALSPLDEERFEPEYLLIYANGGQMTLLMNGLQYYEYERVESSFSGEGSCTDALPRCVATGKPSLCLPCLGERSFGRVNDDEMVLALPADRLDRTVKGLKTMKETGLAYPVGHQESGMDVTSLFTNWYPVQDH; encoded by the coding sequence ATGACAAACTGGAAAGAACTTAATAAAGACCTGAACGAACTGCTGCAGCTGGACTCCCGGGGTATCGCCGTAAAGAGACTGGAAAAAAAAGAGGGGCTTGGGAATATCCCGGGGATGGAAAGGCCTGAATCTGCATTTACCTTTTGCCAGCTGCCCTACCTTGTCAGAAAACAGGGCAAAACCATCGGTATCACACAGGAGGATGCCAAACCCCTGGCAGATAAAATGCAGTTAAAATACCGCTGTTTGAGAATCCAGGGCCTGGCCCCGGTCGACCAGGAACAGATAGACAGCGAAGCCAAGGGGTTTGCCGGGTTCTGGTTCAATGATTATGAAACGGCAAAACAGGCCGTTGGCAGCTATCCTGTACCATCTCCCATTGAAGCCCTGGCCCTGAGTCCCCTGGATGAGGAACGATTTGAACCGGAATATCTTTTGATTTATGCCAACGGCGGGCAAATGACCCTGCTGATGAACGGACTGCAGTATTATGAATATGAACGGGTGGAATCAAGCTTTTCAGGAGAAGGGTCCTGTACAGACGCTCTGCCCCGGTGCGTGGCCACCGGCAAGCCCTCCCTTTGCCTGCCCTGCCTGGGGGAAAGAAGTTTTGGCCGGGTCAATGACGATGAAATGGTGCTGGCCCTGCCTGCCGACCGGCTGGACCGTACGGTCAAAGGGTTGAAAACCATGAAAGAGACCGGCCTTGCCTATCCTGTGGGCCACCAGGAATCGGGCATGGATGTGACCTCTTTGTTTACCAACTGGTATCCTGTTCAAGATCATTAA
- a CDS encoding OsmC family protein, protein MKTKLSILSIIAALLMSLSAAQAQDDLSQRPKVYQVETRLDNHMRPTTFTPVKAVPVNGAICENIATTTQNIVSKEAVFLKKGMVKPVGEDSFSPWELVSDEGGSAHHQTAPNPLTYYAAGASSSLLTQVERLIQLLDLKVEDVKVESKIFFRWADPMSDHWSGYTDKVISNILIKSGESPEKIKTLKEKALKAWAVGEGLANKTTIDVKILINADDWGGLQARPGKVKSPISVDNGLTITNVTEDLDLQTIKIEKDLTLDMHDFPNPFIFTEICIAESAEDASRPYLHKIRAKSLTENYQTWALYADDSRGYEGIDKAPTSRDYFTIGTSFCLMSQLTANKMYFQKKGINIDDFRVEHQFNYQQDHFMTPAMAGHLDDVTTRVIVKSGAAKEALTHYAKQALQMCFAGEGIQNETEMKSDVYLNGRIIK, encoded by the coding sequence ATGAAAACAAAATTAAGTATATTGTCAATCATAGCGGCACTTCTTATGTCACTGAGTGCAGCGCAGGCACAAGATGATCTATCCCAGCGCCCAAAAGTTTATCAGGTTGAAACCCGGCTGGACAATCATATGCGCCCGACAACATTTACGCCGGTAAAAGCCGTTCCTGTCAACGGGGCTATTTGTGAAAATATTGCAACCACCACCCAAAACATAGTCAGCAAAGAGGCTGTTTTTCTTAAAAAAGGGATGGTAAAGCCTGTTGGCGAAGATTCATTCAGCCCATGGGAACTTGTCAGTGACGAGGGCGGTTCAGCACATCACCAAACCGCGCCGAATCCTCTGACCTATTATGCTGCCGGAGCCTCTTCAAGCTTGTTGACCCAGGTTGAAAGGTTGATACAACTATTGGATTTAAAGGTTGAAGATGTAAAAGTAGAATCAAAAATTTTTTTCAGATGGGCTGATCCGATGAGCGATCACTGGTCCGGGTATACGGATAAGGTGATCTCTAATATTCTGATCAAAAGCGGTGAATCGCCTGAAAAAATAAAAACGTTAAAAGAAAAAGCACTGAAGGCCTGGGCGGTTGGTGAGGGCCTGGCAAATAAAACAACAATTGATGTGAAGATACTTATCAATGCCGATGACTGGGGTGGATTGCAAGCTCGTCCCGGTAAAGTAAAATCCCCAATCTCTGTGGATAATGGTCTCACCATCACCAATGTAACAGAGGATCTGGATCTGCAAACAATAAAAATAGAAAAAGATCTCACACTGGATATGCATGATTTCCCCAACCCATTTATATTTACTGAAATCTGCATAGCCGAATCGGCAGAGGATGCGTCTCGGCCATACCTGCATAAAATAAGGGCAAAATCCCTGACTGAAAATTACCAGACATGGGCGCTTTATGCCGATGACAGTCGGGGGTATGAGGGGATAGACAAGGCACCGACATCAAGGGACTATTTTACCATAGGCACTTCCTTTTGTCTGATGAGTCAGCTGACTGCCAATAAAATGTACTTTCAAAAAAAGGGGATCAATATCGATGATTTTAGAGTTGAACACCAGTTTAACTACCAGCAGGATCATTTTATGACCCCCGCCATGGCAGGTCACCTGGATGATGTGACCACCAGAGTTATCGTAAAAAGTGGCGCAGCAAAAGAGGCATTGACCCATTATGCAAAACAAGCCCTTCAAATGTGTTTTGCGGGTGAAGGCATTCAAAATGAGACAGAGATGAAATCAGATGTCTACCTTAATGGAAGGATCATCAAATAG
- a CDS encoding ferredoxin family protein, producing the protein MNRTIKINMNKCDGDGKCLDTCPNQVFELRKITTDEYDSLKILGKFKTKIKGRVKSFAVNFENCVECGLCIKYCHERAIQFV; encoded by the coding sequence ATGAATAGAACAATTAAGATCAATATGAACAAGTGCGACGGTGATGGAAAGTGTCTGGATACCTGTCCAAACCAGGTGTTTGAACTTAGAAAAATCACAACCGATGAGTATGATTCCCTGAAAATATTGGGGAAATTTAAAACAAAGATCAAAGGAAGAGTAAAATCCTTTGCCGTGAATTTTGAAAATTGTGTGGAATGCGGCCTGTGCATCAAATACTGCCATGAACGAGCGATTCAGTTCGTTTAA
- a CDS encoding 4Fe-4S binding protein, producing the protein MTLKEICSALAKTRSLSATTLDGKTMHSRIISICGGDDQGIYFLTMNVKPFYRQLKSNPQISICGIYPSGRKEGQNKDGQPYWPPGFFVRVTGETCEVSDSELKRKATAGSQIHEYARQEAARYPAMKLFCIFKGKGELFDYDFEMETRDHKLLRKRFAFGGETVNPAGTHIDPDQCIACGECYDRCTFKAIVPGEETYTVNGSRCDECGSCIQACPQDAIQLSKTI; encoded by the coding sequence ATGACCTTAAAAGAAATCTGTTCAGCCCTGGCAAAAACCAGGAGTTTATCGGCTACCACCCTTGACGGAAAAACGATGCACAGTCGGATCATCAGCATCTGCGGCGGTGATGATCAGGGTATTTACTTTTTGACCATGAATGTAAAGCCCTTCTATCGCCAGCTTAAAAGCAATCCGCAAATTTCCATCTGCGGCATATATCCATCGGGCAGAAAAGAAGGCCAAAATAAAGATGGGCAGCCATATTGGCCGCCGGGCTTTTTTGTACGGGTTACAGGTGAAACCTGCGAGGTTTCAGACTCCGAATTAAAAAGGAAAGCGACAGCAGGCAGTCAGATCCATGAATATGCTCGGCAAGAGGCTGCCCGTTACCCGGCAATGAAACTTTTTTGCATCTTTAAAGGAAAAGGAGAGCTGTTTGACTATGATTTCGAGATGGAGACCCGTGATCATAAACTGCTGCGTAAACGATTCGCCTTTGGCGGTGAGACCGTCAACCCGGCCGGGACTCATATTGATCCGGATCAATGTATTGCATGCGGGGAGTGTTATGACAGATGTACCTTCAAAGCCATTGTTCCCGGCGAAGAAACCTACACGGTCAATGGCTCCCGGTGTGATGAGTGCGGCAGCTGTATCCAGGCCTGCCCCCAGGATGCCATTCAACTGTCAAAGACAATTTAA
- a CDS encoding LysR family transcriptional regulator, whose product MKKIDWLSLDGKSLRVFITVMEVGTITGAADRLGITQSAVSHTVEKLRKILGDPLFIRAGRTISPTVYAQQIVEKVEKILDQLQGLVQTASFSPAESEIDLVIAANDFQSSLLMPLFYEQVKKKLKRFTLKVISPHLPSAELLRDKKCDLAIVGFSPDAPDIIQRALFTMNTVVFYDPAVRKAPKNMRDYLNSKHIGLSFLQNFKGGIDDYLITRGQQRQVDIFAPNFSSVATYLKGTDMLATLPSLMALTEMRGFACSPLPFQFLSGKMNMIWHQSYQEDEPHKWLRKQMVKVVNAILEKES is encoded by the coding sequence ATGAAGAAAATCGATTGGTTATCCCTGGATGGAAAAAGTCTGCGTGTATTTATCACCGTAATGGAAGTCGGCACGATCACAGGTGCTGCGGATCGACTCGGCATTACTCAATCTGCTGTCAGCCATACGGTGGAAAAACTACGAAAGATTTTAGGAGACCCCCTTTTTATCCGGGCAGGAAGAACAATTTCCCCGACAGTGTATGCACAACAGATCGTTGAAAAGGTAGAAAAAATTTTAGATCAGCTCCAAGGCCTTGTACAAACTGCCTCATTTTCACCTGCTGAAAGCGAAATAGACCTGGTTATCGCTGCCAATGATTTTCAGAGCAGCCTGCTTATGCCCCTGTTCTATGAGCAGGTCAAAAAAAAACTGAAACGCTTCACGCTCAAGGTGATTTCACCCCATTTGCCCTCGGCCGAACTGCTGCGTGACAAAAAATGCGATTTGGCCATTGTTGGATTCAGTCCCGACGCACCTGACATAATTCAAAGGGCCCTTTTCACCATGAACACGGTCGTTTTTTATGATCCAGCGGTGAGGAAGGCCCCCAAAAATATGAGGGACTACCTAAATTCCAAACATATCGGGCTCTCATTTCTCCAGAATTTTAAGGGCGGGATAGATGATTATTTAATCACCCGGGGGCAACAGCGCCAAGTTGATATTTTTGCCCCCAATTTTTCCAGTGTTGCCACCTATTTAAAGGGAACTGATATGCTTGCGACTCTGCCATCCCTGATGGCACTCACAGAAATGCGTGGTTTTGCCTGTTCTCCTTTGCCTTTTCAATTTTTGTCGGGAAAAATGAATATGATCTGGCATCAATCCTATCAGGAGGATGAACCGCACAAATGGCTGAGAAAGCAGATGGTAAAAGTTGTTAATGCTATTCTTGAAAAAGAATCATAA
- a CDS encoding alkylphosphonate utilization protein: MSDEQHICPKCNSPYAYPDGLLWICPECAHEWVPDQASDAPEQEASQFLDANGTPLQDGDTVTTIKDLKAGKDTMKLGTKVKNIKLLDDPVNGHDISCKIPGFGGMYLKCSVVKKA; encoded by the coding sequence ATGTCAGACGAACAACATATCTGTCCCAAATGTAATTCACCTTATGCCTATCCCGATGGACTTCTGTGGATATGCCCCGAATGTGCCCATGAGTGGGTACCTGATCAGGCGTCTGATGCACCTGAGCAAGAGGCGTCCCAATTTCTCGATGCCAATGGTACTCCCTTGCAGGATGGAGATACCGTCACCACGATCAAAGACCTCAAGGCCGGGAAGGATACAATGAAGCTGGGTACCAAGGTGAAAAACATCAAACTCCTTGATGACCCTGTAAACGGCCACGATATTTCCTGTAAGATTCCAGGTTTCGGCGGTATGTACCTTAAATGTTCCGTTGTTAAAAAGGCGTAA